One Maribacter dokdonensis DSW-8 genomic region harbors:
- a CDS encoding phosphonatase-like hydrolase, protein MHTIKLAVFDMAGTVVNEDNVVYKTLQKAINERGFQLTLDFVLEHGAGKEKHQAIKDIIIADIGSVDSDMAESIFKDFKVLLNEAYHKLDVGSYEGVEQMLLSLKENGIKVALNTGYDSKTAQLLLNKMNWTKGKQYDVLVTADDVVLGRPNPDMIVEAMMKLNVHNEELVLKAGDSIIDIEEGKNANCGVTIGVTTGAHTRHQLLSANPTHVLDSLTELRQLLLPS, encoded by the coding sequence ATGCATACAATTAAATTGGCCGTATTTGATATGGCAGGTACTGTTGTCAATGAAGACAATGTAGTATATAAGACTTTACAAAAGGCGATCAATGAGAGAGGTTTTCAATTGACCTTGGATTTTGTGCTGGAACACGGTGCCGGTAAAGAAAAACATCAAGCAATAAAAGATATTATTATAGCGGACATCGGTAGTGTTGATAGTGATATGGCGGAATCTATTTTTAAAGATTTTAAGGTGTTGCTTAATGAAGCATACCATAAGCTAGACGTAGGTAGTTATGAGGGGGTAGAACAGATGTTACTGTCATTAAAAGAAAATGGCATTAAAGTAGCTTTGAATACAGGGTACGATAGTAAAACCGCCCAGTTATTATTAAATAAAATGAATTGGACCAAAGGCAAGCAGTATGATGTTTTAGTAACGGCAGATGATGTGGTTCTTGGTAGGCCTAATCCAGATATGATCGTTGAGGCAATGATGAAACTTAACGTTCATAATGAAGAACTAGTGCTAAAAGCAGGTGATTCCATAATCGATATTGAAGAGGGAAAAAATGCCAATTGTGGGGTTACGATCGGGGTGACCACTGGTGCACATACCAGACATCAGTTATTAAGTGCAAACCCAACCCATGTTCTTGATAGCTTAACCGAATTAAGGCAGCTGCTATTACCATCTTAA
- a CDS encoding TIGR03364 family FAD-dependent oxidoreductase has translation MADIEYDLVVVGGGVLGTFHAYHAMKKGLKVALLEKDAMPKGATVRNFGQVVPSGMNTKWQQYGRKSLKIYKKIHAKFDISVRQEGSIYLASNDDEIQLIEELKEINRANDYTSILFTKTECLRKYPGLNERYVKAGLFFPEEITVEPRTMIGRVHKYLKKKGVSIFYKAKVIECNALNNEVSTQLANGRMLMSAKVIICNGSDFKTLYPELFSTSDLEVSKLQMMKTKSQGDFKISGSILTGLSIRRYEAFAECPSYLKIKSKEPMDSLEKKWGVHILFKQAMDGGVILGDSHEYADADNIDDLGFDLNMDIDDLMLTRAKEIFNLPTYEIEQRWFGMYSQCKNSDIYERTIDRNIHIVTGIGGKGMTGSAGFSKQNIQQIFNI, from the coding sequence ATGGCAGATATTGAGTATGATTTAGTAGTAGTTGGTGGTGGTGTGTTAGGTACTTTTCATGCCTATCATGCCATGAAAAAAGGGTTAAAAGTAGCTTTGCTTGAAAAAGATGCTATGCCAAAAGGGGCTACAGTTCGCAATTTTGGACAGGTGGTGCCCTCTGGTATGAATACTAAATGGCAACAATATGGTCGTAAAAGCTTAAAGATATATAAGAAGATCCATGCTAAATTTGATATTTCCGTACGGCAAGAAGGATCTATTTATTTGGCTTCTAACGATGATGAAATTCAGCTAATTGAAGAGTTGAAAGAAATTAACCGAGCCAATGATTACACTTCTATTCTTTTTACAAAGACGGAATGTCTTAGAAAATACCCAGGATTAAATGAACGGTACGTAAAAGCTGGCTTATTCTTTCCTGAGGAAATTACTGTAGAACCTCGCACCATGATCGGTCGTGTACATAAGTATTTAAAGAAAAAAGGGGTAAGCATTTTTTATAAGGCTAAGGTAATTGAATGCAATGCGCTTAATAATGAAGTAAGCACTCAATTGGCAAACGGTAGAATGTTGATGTCTGCAAAGGTAATTATCTGTAACGGTAGCGATTTTAAAACGTTGTATCCAGAACTATTTTCCACTAGTGATTTAGAGGTTTCTAAGTTACAGATGATGAAGACCAAATCACAAGGTGATTTTAAAATTAGTGGATCTATTTTAACGGGACTTTCCATTAGAAGATATGAGGCTTTTGCTGAGTGTCCGTCTTATTTAAAAATCAAATCCAAAGAACCAATGGATAGTCTTGAGAAAAAATGGGGAGTACACATTCTATTTAAACAGGCTATGGATGGTGGAGTTATTCTTGGGGATTCTCATGAATATGCAGATGCGGACAATATTGATGATCTTGGGTTCGACTTAAATATGGATATTGATGATCTAATGCTAACAAGGGCCAAAGAAATTTTTAACCTGCCCACCTATGAAATTGAGCAGCGCTGGTTTGGCATGTATTCTCAATGCAAGAATTCTGATATTTATGAGCGCACCATTGATAGGAATATTCATATTGTTACCGGTATTGGAGGTAAGGGAATGACCGGTAGTGCAGGTTTTTCAAAACAGAACATTCAACAAATTTTTAATATTTAA
- a CDS encoding DUF5690 family protein yields the protein MAVLLNGALASFGLYFCMYAFRKPFSVATFDGQMLFGIDYKILLILAQVVGYMLSKFIGIRVVSALQVQHRVGYLTGMILFAELTLVLFGLLPSPYNFILFFLNGLSLGMIWGITFSFLEGRKMTEILSIILCSSFIVSSGAVKSVGLWLMTTYAISEFWMPAVTGALFLLPFFICLYFLNKLPPPTAEDIKLRKKRKPMCAADRKKVFSKFSFPIIILVVFYTALTALRDFRDNFSRELWDSVGYAGDASIYTLSELPIAFLVLLVLGLFGLIKNNFKAFMGFHFLLILASVLVGVSTFLFQQGALQPVYWMVFIGFGLYACYVPFNCIFFDRMIATFSIKGNAGYLIYIADSFGYLGSMAVLLYKNFGSPNSSWLQFFMGATYCIAFLGVGVSIVSMFYFQKKYKQNNSSIHFKIPMVNGRY from the coding sequence ATGGCCGTACTGTTAAATGGAGCTTTAGCTTCGTTCGGACTTTACTTTTGTATGTATGCTTTTAGAAAGCCTTTTTCAGTAGCCACATTTGATGGTCAAATGTTGTTTGGTATCGACTACAAAATTTTGCTCATTTTGGCTCAGGTCGTAGGGTATATGCTTTCTAAATTTATTGGTATTCGGGTGGTTTCTGCATTGCAGGTACAACATAGGGTAGGCTATTTAACGGGCATGATCTTATTTGCAGAATTGACATTGGTGCTATTTGGTCTGTTGCCAAGTCCATATAATTTCATACTTTTTTTCCTTAACGGACTTTCCTTGGGTATGATCTGGGGCATTACGTTTTCTTTTTTGGAGGGTAGAAAAATGACCGAGATATTGAGTATTATTCTATGTTCTAGTTTTATAGTGTCTAGCGGTGCTGTAAAATCTGTTGGGTTGTGGTTAATGACCACCTATGCAATTTCTGAATTTTGGATGCCTGCGGTTACGGGAGCCCTGTTTCTTCTGCCGTTTTTCATTTGCCTTTATTTTTTAAACAAATTGCCTCCACCAACAGCAGAGGATATTAAACTCAGAAAGAAAAGAAAACCAATGTGTGCAGCGGATCGTAAAAAGGTCTTCAGCAAATTTTCTTTTCCGATTATAATTTTAGTGGTCTTTTATACTGCGCTTACCGCGTTACGGGATTTTAGGGATAATTTTTCTAGAGAATTATGGGACAGTGTGGGGTATGCCGGTGATGCTTCTATTTATACACTATCTGAACTTCCAATAGCATTTTTGGTGTTACTTGTATTGGGGTTGTTCGGGTTGATAAAAAATAACTTTAAGGCTTTTATGGGGTTTCATTTCTTGTTGATACTGGCAAGTGTGCTGGTAGGGGTTTCTACCTTTTTATTTCAACAAGGCGCCCTTCAGCCAGTGTATTGGATGGTGTTTATTGGTTTTGGACTTTATGCCTGCTATGTGCCGTTCAATTGTATCTTTTTTGATCGGATGATCGCCACTTTTTCTATTAAAGGTAATGCTGGTTACCTTATTTATATTGCAGATTCCTTTGGTTACTTGGGTAGTATGGCAGTACTACTTTATAAAAATTTTGGAAGCCCAAATAGTTCATGGCTACAGTTTTTCATGGGTGCTACCTACTGTATTGCCTTTTTGGGTGTAGGTGTTTCTATAGTATCTATGTTCTATTTTCAAAAGAAATACAAGCAAAATAATTCTAGTATCCATTTTAAAATCCCCATGGTTAATGGCAGATATTGA
- a CDS encoding helix-turn-helix domain-containing protein — MDDYLIGIGKRIKEIRKNGSLTISEIAMRAGVTAGLISRIENGRTIPSLPVLLKIISSLDIEVTDFFSGLPQSNGANFIVSRKEDNTFIEKEDDAIGFSYSLIFGKQLNSLGFEAVLLHVHPNSKRDKVKTDAYEFKYMLSGECYYIIDEEEVLIKEGDSIFFDGRIAHVPENRSNNTATMLVLYFFI, encoded by the coding sequence ATGGATGATTACCTTATTGGAATTGGCAAACGGATCAAAGAAATTCGTAAAAACGGGAGTTTGACTATTAGTGAAATTGCCATGCGCGCCGGAGTAACAGCAGGACTTATTTCTAGAATAGAAAATGGTAGAACAATTCCCTCTTTACCCGTACTATTAAAAATTATAAGTTCCTTGGATATTGAAGTGACCGATTTTTTTAGCGGACTACCACAATCTAACGGAGCCAATTTTATTGTTTCTAGAAAAGAGGATAATACCTTTATTGAAAAAGAAGACGATGCTATTGGATTTTCTTATTCGCTTATTTTTGGCAAACAGCTTAATAGCCTAGGTTTTGAAGCCGTATTATTACACGTTCACCCCAACTCTAAAAGAGACAAGGTAAAGACCGATGCCTATGAGTTCAAATACATGCTTTCAGGTGAATGTTACTATATTATAGACGAAGAGGAGGTACTGATCAAAGAAGGAGATTCTATATTTTTTGATGGTAGAATTGCCCATGTCCCAGAAAACAGGAGCAACAATACAGCAACTATGCTGGTACTTTACTTTTTTATATAA
- a CDS encoding SusC/RagA family TonB-linked outer membrane protein, producing MKKTLLITMLVFLASFVAHAQTVFTGKVLDENQVPLPGATVVVKGTTNGVATDFDGNFSIELNGSNDILVVSYIGYIAQEYNTANKITGTINLQPDSQQLDEVVVTALGIEREKKSLGYASQELDNDEVVQAREPNLLNSMSGKVAGLQITNSPTGLGGSARVSIRGDASLNINGNSPLFIVDGTPISNEIVGSSGSGTQSVDYGNGAAEINPQDIESINVLKGPAAAALYGSRAANGAIIITTKKGKSQSSKLGVSFNTGITVENVLMLPDWQNEYGQGNNQQFSFVDGSGSGIADGVDESWGPRLDTGLMIAQFDSPRTDGTRGGDTSVSNADIIPTPWVSQPDNTKDFFETGITKTNSIAISKSGEMGNMRLSFQNLDQEGTLPNTDLNRNTLSFSGTMNVSDKVKVNANLNYVKTDSDNRPAVGYGTESIMYLFIWYGRQLNTNNLRDYWQPGLEGIQQFNYNYNYHDNPYFTMYENTNAQDKDRMFGNVSLTYDISENWKLLLRSGRDFYRDFRVRKRAFSTQRFPFGTYQEDNIFFEESNSDFLLSYDKTFGEKFNLNISAGGNQLRQKQDFTKSVAPQLINPGVYSFNNSRQAVQVSSNNSEKRINSLYGYARFGYDNVLFMDITGRNDWSSTLPEGNNSYFYPSVTLSAIASDMFNMPDWVTFAKVRAAYAEVGNDTDAYRLRSFYQNETQFDSSTPILTESSLIPNANLKPEITGSYEFGLDLRFLQSRINLDMTYYDSATKNQIINISTDIASGYSSQLINAGEVRNYGFEAIANFVPVLTDNFKWSSTFNFATNKSEVKDLGDDIQFTLTEANGAYIQAREGGSISAIYGRGFQRVEDETSEYFGQMIINNQGIPERTDDLVYQGDYAPDFTLGIQNTFKYKNVDLGFLIDTRQGGIVVSRTKTIGSTSGQLQETLEGRETGIVAEGVINTGTAENPVYTPNTINVDARTFNNRYYERDNVEAAKYDASYTKLREVSLGYSFPQKMIDQLPITNARISVTGRNLILWTDNPHFDPETVGVSGGTLQPGIENMSYPSSRSFTFNLQVNF from the coding sequence ATGAAAAAAACATTATTAATTACAATGCTTGTGTTTTTAGCAAGTTTTGTAGCACATGCCCAAACGGTATTTACGGGTAAGGTGTTAGACGAAAACCAAGTTCCTTTACCTGGTGCTACAGTAGTAGTGAAAGGAACAACGAATGGGGTGGCCACAGATTTTGATGGCAACTTCAGTATTGAACTGAACGGTTCAAATGACATTTTAGTGGTATCTTATATTGGGTATATTGCTCAGGAGTATAATACAGCGAATAAAATTACGGGCACCATAAACCTACAGCCCGATTCTCAACAACTAGATGAGGTTGTAGTTACCGCATTGGGAATAGAAAGAGAGAAAAAATCTTTGGGTTACGCCTCTCAGGAATTGGATAATGATGAGGTTGTTCAGGCACGGGAGCCAAACTTATTGAACAGTATGTCCGGTAAGGTGGCCGGTTTACAAATTACCAACAGCCCAACCGGATTGGGTGGCTCGGCAAGGGTTTCTATACGTGGTGATGCTTCTCTGAACATTAATGGTAACTCGCCATTGTTCATAGTAGATGGTACACCTATCAGTAATGAAATTGTTGGTTCTAGTGGATCAGGTACGCAGAGTGTAGATTATGGTAATGGTGCAGCTGAAATCAATCCGCAAGATATAGAATCGATCAACGTACTAAAAGGACCGGCTGCAGCAGCGCTTTATGGATCAAGAGCGGCAAACGGTGCTATCATCATAACAACTAAAAAAGGGAAATCCCAAAGTAGTAAGCTTGGTGTTTCTTTTAATACGGGAATTACCGTAGAAAATGTATTAATGCTGCCAGACTGGCAAAATGAGTACGGACAGGGGAATAACCAACAGTTTTCTTTTGTGGATGGTAGTGGTTCCGGTATTGCCGATGGTGTTGATGAAAGTTGGGGTCCAAGATTGGATACCGGACTTATGATCGCACAATTTGACTCGCCAAGAACAGATGGAACCAGAGGTGGTGACACCTCGGTGAGTAATGCTGATATTATTCCTACACCATGGGTGTCTCAACCTGATAATACAAAAGATTTCTTTGAAACTGGTATTACAAAAACCAATAGTATTGCCATTTCTAAAAGTGGTGAAATGGGAAACATGAGATTGTCATTTCAGAACTTAGATCAAGAAGGTACATTGCCAAATACTGATCTCAATAGAAATACCTTAAGTTTTTCCGGAACCATGAATGTATCGGATAAAGTAAAGGTAAATGCCAATCTTAATTACGTAAAGACAGATAGTGACAATAGACCTGCAGTAGGTTACGGTACGGAAAGTATCATGTACCTGTTCATTTGGTACGGGCGCCAATTGAATACCAATAACCTTAGAGATTATTGGCAACCTGGTTTAGAGGGTATACAGCAGTTTAACTACAACTACAACTATCATGACAACCCTTATTTTACTATGTATGAGAATACCAATGCGCAAGATAAAGATCGTATGTTCGGTAATGTAAGTCTTACTTATGACATTAGTGAAAACTGGAAGTTGTTGCTTCGTAGCGGTCGTGATTTCTATAGAGATTTTAGGGTTCGTAAAAGAGCATTCAGTACGCAGCGTTTTCCTTTTGGAACATACCAAGAAGATAATATTTTCTTTGAAGAAAGTAACTCTGATTTCTTGTTGAGCTATGATAAAACCTTTGGAGAAAAGTTTAATTTAAATATTTCCGCAGGTGGAAACCAATTACGTCAAAAGCAAGACTTCACTAAAAGTGTAGCTCCACAGTTGATCAATCCTGGAGTGTATTCATTTAATAATAGTAGACAGGCGGTGCAAGTGAGCTCTAACAACAGTGAAAAGCGCATCAATAGTTTATATGGTTATGCCAGATTTGGCTATGACAATGTGTTGTTTATGGACATTACAGGAAGAAATGACTGGTCTAGTACATTGCCAGAAGGTAATAATTCATATTTCTATCCGTCTGTTACATTAAGTGCCATTGCCAGTGATATGTTCAATATGCCAGACTGGGTAACGTTTGCCAAGGTAAGGGCTGCTTATGCTGAGGTAGGTAATGATACCGATGCGTATAGATTACGTAGTTTTTACCAAAATGAGACTCAATTTGATAGTTCCACACCTATACTGACAGAATCTTCGCTGATACCAAATGCAAATTTAAAACCAGAGATAACCGGCTCTTATGAATTTGGTCTGGACCTGCGTTTTCTGCAAAGTAGAATTAATTTGGATATGACCTATTATGATAGTGCTACCAAAAACCAGATCATAAATATTAGCACGGATATTGCCAGTGGTTATAGCAGTCAGTTGATCAATGCGGGCGAAGTTCGTAACTACGGTTTTGAGGCCATTGCCAACTTTGTTCCAGTGTTAACGGATAATTTTAAATGGAGCTCAACCTTCAATTTTGCCACTAATAAAAGTGAGGTGAAAGATTTGGGTGATGATATCCAATTTACGTTGACCGAGGCTAACGGTGCATATATACAAGCTCGTGAAGGAGGTTCTATCAGTGCTATTTATGGTAGAGGTTTTCAAAGAGTAGAAGATGAAACTAGTGAGTACTTTGGGCAAATGATCATTAATAATCAAGGTATTCCAGAACGTACAGATGATTTGGTATACCAAGGTGATTATGCACCAGACTTTACATTGGGTATACAAAATACCTTTAAATATAAGAATGTTGATCTAGGGTTTTTAATCGATACCAGACAGGGCGGTATCGTAGTATCTAGAACTAAGACTATTGGTAGTACTTCTGGGCAACTGCAAGAAACTTTAGAAGGAAGAGAAACCGGAATTGTTGCAGAAGGTGTTATAAATACGGGAACGGCAGAGAACCCTGTATATACTCCAAACACTATAAATGTAGATGCTAGAACATTCAATAACAGATATTATGAAAGGGATAATGTAGAAGCGGCAAAGTATGATGCTTCTTATACCAAACTTAGAGAGGTTTCATTAGGATATTCATTTCCGCAAAAAATGATCGATCAATTACCGATCACCAATGCTAGAATTTCTGTAACAGGTAGAAACCTGATTCTATGGACGGACAATCCTCATTTTGATCCAGAAACGGTTGGTGTTTCCGGGGGAACGTTGCAACCGGGTATAGAAAACATGAGTTACCCAAGTTCGCGTTCGTTCACCTTTAACCTACAGGTTAATTTCTAA
- a CDS encoding metallophosphoesterase: MKGYMSAFFVLLFHLACTSQTIRNEVQIAFMADIHFADVYPEFEDLNPDVYTDTVNGKNVLIRSMESQLHSTRLFNENYFAFQAALDDAVRRGIKIIAMPGDFSDDGQPVHIKGLKKIMNHYAEEYNVSFFMVNGNHDPTRPFGKQSGERDFLSKHGRLQPIMSTKGLYTSSTIAEEPTVIAKEIAEWGYKEILEELKAYGFFPQQKFRYWETPFSTYDYEDYTFKKAELASKLDNRISSSATLKTIPDVSYLVEPVEGVWLLAIDANVYTPKSDGKGFNGSGIGYNEVLTYKRYLLEWTEKVVENANRLGKTLIAFSHYPMVDFNDGATDDMKQLFGVNSFQAHRVPDEVVGEIFADMGLKVHVGGHMHLNDTGIITTKNGNTLTNIQTPSLAAYPPAYKLMTIKNTSKLEVETVVLDSVASFNSFFENYKKEHDFLRDNFPDRMWNDIILASSNYLDFTNIHLQELVRWRLLPNNWPEHLKKSLLNKSGWQLVQKVLGEDFSEKELLLKMNNAGVSETDFKNWSGGDLILDFYRLRNADGIALIDIEPNRLKTYSFLFDVLQRQTGNEDILSLQLFALIFQKQMNGEESMKFKVHLE, from the coding sequence ATGAAAGGTTATATGTCAGCTTTCTTTGTTCTATTATTTCATTTGGCGTGTACTTCTCAAACTATAAGGAACGAAGTTCAAATTGCCTTCATGGCCGATATTCATTTCGCAGATGTGTATCCTGAATTTGAAGATTTAAATCCTGATGTGTATACAGACACCGTGAATGGTAAAAATGTTTTAATACGGTCAATGGAATCACAATTACATTCTACCCGATTGTTCAATGAAAATTATTTCGCTTTTCAGGCAGCTTTAGATGATGCCGTCAGAAGAGGAATTAAAATTATTGCCATGCCTGGCGATTTTAGTGATGATGGTCAGCCTGTTCATATTAAGGGTTTAAAGAAAATAATGAATCATTATGCTGAGGAATACAATGTGTCTTTTTTTATGGTAAATGGTAATCATGATCCCACGAGACCTTTTGGAAAACAAAGTGGTGAACGTGATTTTCTTTCAAAACATGGTCGATTGCAACCTATTATGAGTACTAAAGGCTTATATACATCGAGCACTATAGCTGAGGAGCCTACAGTGATTGCTAAAGAAATTGCGGAGTGGGGGTATAAAGAGATTTTAGAAGAGTTAAAAGCGTATGGCTTTTTTCCGCAACAAAAGTTCAGATATTGGGAAACTCCTTTCTCTACTTATGATTATGAAGACTATACTTTTAAAAAAGCGGAATTGGCATCTAAACTGGATAATAGAATTTCGTCTAGCGCTACGTTAAAAACAATTCCAGACGTAAGTTATCTGGTAGAGCCGGTAGAAGGTGTTTGGCTTTTGGCTATAGATGCTAATGTGTACACGCCAAAATCAGATGGTAAAGGGTTTAACGGTTCTGGCATAGGTTATAATGAAGTATTGACATATAAACGATATCTGCTAGAGTGGACAGAAAAGGTGGTAGAAAACGCCAATCGGTTAGGTAAGACGTTAATTGCGTTTAGTCATTACCCTATGGTCGATTTCAATGATGGAGCAACTGATGATATGAAACAGTTATTCGGTGTCAATAGTTTTCAAGCGCATCGTGTGCCCGATGAGGTCGTAGGTGAAATTTTTGCCGATATGGGATTGAAAGTACATGTGGGTGGGCATATGCATTTAAACGATACGGGTATCATAACTACCAAGAATGGTAATACATTAACGAATATACAAACTCCTTCATTGGCTGCTTATCCGCCAGCTTATAAGTTAATGACCATAAAAAATACATCTAAGTTGGAAGTAGAGACTGTAGTTTTGGATTCGGTAGCTTCCTTCAATTCTTTTTTTGAAAATTATAAAAAAGAGCATGATTTCCTAAGAGATAATTTTCCTGATAGAATGTGGAACGACATTATTTTGGCATCATCCAATTACCTCGATTTTACAAATATACATTTACAGGAATTGGTGCGTTGGCGTTTATTGCCTAACAATTGGCCTGAACATTTAAAAAAGTCATTGTTAAATAAAAGTGGATGGCAATTGGTTCAAAAAGTTCTAGGCGAGGATTTTTCTGAAAAGGAATTATTGTTGAAAATGAACAATGCTGGTGTTTCAGAAACTGATTTTAAAAATTGGAGTGGTGGAGATTTAATTTTAGATTTTTATCGACTTAGAAATGCTGATGGAATTGCATTGATTGATATTGAACCTAATAGATTAAAAACGTATAGTTTTTTGTTTGATGTATTGCAACGGCAAACTGGAAATGAAGATATACTTTCATTACAATTATTTGCGCTAATTTTTCAAAAACAGATGAATGGGGAAGAGTCAATGAAATTTAAGGTCCATTTAGAATAA
- a CDS encoding SusD/RagB family nutrient-binding outer membrane lipoprotein: MKKILLLLISLVLAVSCTEDFETININPNYPASAQPELLLPGVQREMAYNWGNQGWEEGFTVVQYGARLQFTSGDTYNWSPSGDPYDNAYASLRDVENIIRDTETNEEAQNYYGVALVMKSWIYSYVTDAYGDVPYSEATSGIEDGNVTPAFDAQSSIYAGILADLETANTVLTGAGNISGDIIYNGDIEKWRKFANSLRLRLLMRISDVDNATAVAGMAQITGNPSAYPIFESNEDMAFVEWNSDNPQPKYDARSGSFDEVRLSQTLETRLKDLNDNRLYVFAQPTTDSDKGIFSEDFNDYVGMPNGLDDEAALGYSPSGNPDESGSNFISRLGILLACRACNPEQASATASHTIIMSYSELQFILAEAAERGFISSGDAAMYYENGIRASFAYYTERVAAGGWSDIANAMQATDLEAYVGQDAVALTAATDDNLAKIALQKWISLFYTGFEGWSDWRRTGMPEVIPGPDAVNDGMVPVRFQYPNSVKSTNSENYNAAVQSMGADDINTKLWWDVD; encoded by the coding sequence ATGAAAAAAATACTATTACTTCTAATATCCTTGGTACTTGCGGTTAGCTGTACCGAAGATTTTGAAACGATCAATATAAATCCTAACTATCCGGCTTCTGCACAACCAGAACTTTTATTGCCGGGCGTACAACGAGAAATGGCCTATAATTGGGGAAACCAAGGTTGGGAAGAAGGTTTTACCGTGGTACAATATGGCGCTAGGTTACAGTTTACCAGTGGCGATACCTATAACTGGTCTCCGTCTGGTGATCCTTATGACAATGCATATGCGTCTTTACGCGATGTGGAAAATATCATTAGGGATACGGAGACCAATGAAGAAGCGCAAAATTACTATGGTGTTGCCTTGGTGATGAAATCTTGGATTTATTCTTACGTAACCGATGCCTATGGTGATGTGCCTTATTCTGAAGCTACCAGTGGTATTGAAGATGGTAACGTAACCCCTGCTTTTGACGCTCAAAGCTCTATTTATGCTGGTATTTTGGCAGATTTAGAAACTGCGAACACCGTTTTAACGGGAGCTGGCAATATATCTGGTGACATCATCTATAATGGTGATATTGAAAAATGGAGAAAGTTTGCCAATTCATTGAGGTTGCGTTTGCTAATGCGTATCAGTGATGTTGATAATGCTACCGCAGTTGCGGGTATGGCTCAAATAACGGGTAACCCATCTGCCTATCCTATTTTTGAAAGTAATGAAGATATGGCTTTTGTAGAGTGGAATTCTGATAACCCACAACCAAAATATGACGCCCGTAGCGGTAGTTTTGACGAGGTGAGATTAAGCCAAACTCTTGAAACCCGTTTAAAGGATCTGAACGATAATAGACTATATGTTTTTGCACAGCCAACCACAGATTCTGATAAAGGTATTTTCTCTGAAGATTTTAATGATTATGTAGGTATGCCCAATGGGTTGGATGATGAAGCGGCATTAGGATATAGTCCCTCTGGAAACCCAGATGAGTCCGGCTCAAATTTCATCTCTAGACTGGGTATTCTTTTAGCATGTAGGGCCTGTAACCCAGAGCAGGCTTCGGCTACGGCTTCACATACTATTATAATGAGCTACTCTGAACTTCAGTTTATTTTGGCAGAAGCTGCTGAAAGAGGATTTATTTCTTCTGGCGATGCAGCTATGTATTATGAAAACGGAATTAGAGCTTCATTTGCATATTATACAGAAAGAGTTGCAGCTGGCGGATGGTCAGATATTGCCAATGCTATGCAAGCAACGGATCTTGAGGCTTATGTTGGGCAAGATGCTGTAGCATTAACTGCGGCTACAGATGATAATTTGGCGAAAATTGCGCTTCAAAAATGGATATCGTTATTCTATACCGGTTTTGAAGGATGGTCAGATTGGAGAAGAACGGGAATGCCAGAAGTAATTCCAGGACCAGATGCTGTTAACGATGGTATGGTTCCGGTACGTTTTCAATATCCAAATTCCGTAAAATCTACCAATAGCGAAAACTACAATGCCGCTGTACAAAGTATGGGTGCCGATGATATTAATACCAAACTTTGGTGGGATGTTGATTAA